From one Methanomassiliicoccales archaeon genomic stretch:
- the pdxT gene encoding pyridoxal 5'-phosphate synthase glutaminase subunit PdxT codes for MKVGVIAVQGAVQEHIEMTNSAFERLGVNGRAVPVRREKDMEGIDCLIIPGGESTTISRLLRRFNLFDTIVERGKKGMPIMGTCAGCILLAKVGDEEVIKTGTELLGLMDMEVDRNAFGRQRESFEADIMVKGLDSLFHAVFIRAPAIKRVWGQCEVMATLEGNIVMAKQDNLLGLAFHPELSSDTRIHEMLIEMV; via the coding sequence ATGAAAGTAGGTGTCATTGCTGTACAAGGAGCTGTGCAGGAACACATTGAAATGACTAATTCGGCCTTCGAACGATTAGGGGTCAATGGTCGTGCCGTTCCTGTCAGAAGGGAGAAGGATATGGAAGGGATTGATTGCCTGATCATCCCTGGTGGCGAGAGCACGACGATCTCGAGATTGTTGAGGCGGTTCAATCTCTTTGACACAATCGTCGAAAGGGGCAAAAAGGGCATGCCAATTATGGGCACGTGTGCAGGATGCATACTTTTGGCGAAGGTCGGGGACGAAGAGGTTATCAAAACTGGCACAGAGCTCCTCGGTTTGATGGACATGGAAGTGGATCGAAACGCTTTCGGAAGGCAACGCGAATCATTCGAAGCCGACATCATGGTAAAGGGATTGGACAGCCTCTTCCACGCAGTTTTTATTAGGGCTCCTGCAATCAAAAGAGTATGGGGGCAATGCGAAGTTATGGCGACCCTTGAGGGAAATATTGTGATGGCTAAACAGGACAATTTATTAGGTCTTGCATTCCATCCAGAACTCTCAAGTGATACGAGAATCCACGAGATGTTGATCGAGATGGTATGA